The segment AGGCCAGAGGATACATTAGAACCTGacactgatttgattagcttccagAACTTGGTAGGGGTGTTTAGGCTCTCTGTGACAGCATTTAAATAGTAATCTGATTTGGACTTCCTGATCAATCCTGTGCATTTGTTTCTTAGCGCTCTGAAGTAGGTCCAGTCAACAGGAGCATTTGTATGTCTAGCTTGAGCCCAAGAGATATTTCTCTTTCTAATTAATTCTGCCAAGTTATCTGAAAACCAGGGATTGtccattccactgattctacATTTCTTCACAGGGGCATGCTTATCACAAATCGACACAAATTTCATATAAAAATAGTCCCAGGCAGTGTCAACATCGGGAATCAGATTTACTGTCAATATTATGGTACAGATCATGTAAGAACGCTTGCTCatcaaactgtctaaaatgtattttaaaaatataacgGGGTTTGGTCACTTTTGTATTTCTAACAAGCAATTGCACAgtgatcactgacatcattacagaatattCCAGTCGATGTGTATTTGGGAGGGGTATTCGTTAGAATAATGTTCAATAGCGTTGTTTTGTTAGGTGCTCTGGGATTCGGTCTTGTAGGCGCATTAATTAATTGAGCGAGATTCAGAGAGTCATACTGTTCTTTAAAAGAGTCGGATACAGATGTAAGCATGTCCCAGCTCAAATCTTCTAAAAGAATGAATTCAGAGTCATTTAGCTTGTGCAGGACATCAGAAAGAGCGTTAAGTGCGTCTCCCGAAGCCGGTCTGTAGCAGCCGACTACAGTGATGTGGGAGTCCTTGTACATGTTCACTTTAACCGCAAGCAATTTAAAATGTTTGGCTTTGGTAATCGAGATCATTTCAGAGGTGTTAAACTAGGATTTCACATAAATTGAAACCCCTCGTCCTTTACTAATCCGATCCGTTCTAAAAACCGTGTACCCGTCAATAGAAATCGCGTTATTTGACACAGATTTCTTTAGCCAAGTTTCGGATAAAACCATTACGTCTATTTGTCGTTTTGGCCCATATTCTAATCATgtctatttaaaaatatatattattctgacattaacATGCAAGAGGCCAAAACCTGCTCTGTTTTAAAATCATAGGGAGTCGGTAAAGATTGCATGGTATCTACAGGCCCAGGGTTTGGTCGCACATTACCAGAGATCATTAATAAAAGCACAACAATATATCTCAGTTGCCCAATACGTGAGGACTTGGCGGAGCCAGCAATATTGTCAATATAACGAACTGAGTCTTTCGACACAGAAAAAAAGTAATTCAATAGTTTGAGATTTGGGAAGTATGCcatcaagtctaggtccagtTGCGTTGAGAGTGGTACAAATGTAATTGCTGAGATACCAAGTTCCTAGTGGTTTTGAAAGGATGGTCTCGTCGGAGTGTTTGCAAATTGTAGGGCATAAAGCGAAGATAATTCACTCACCCATTGATCATTCAGCCTATTTAATCCAGTATGGCATTGAGTAAAGAGCAGGCACAGATACATAATGCCTGTTTTTAGAGGTATTTCAGCACAGGTGTGCAACGACCAGTAGACGTTGTGTATTACAAGGTAGATTTTCCCACCGCCCACGGTGCATCAGGTTTTCCAATCCGATAACCGCTTCTCCGCTCCTAGTCTTCAATGCGCACCTGCGCTCGCGTAGCAGGCCTTGCGCGCAGACAGACGCTCCTGACACGGCGAGCTCCAACTCCAGAAaggtgtaataaaaaataaagtcctTCTCAATCCGAAATCGTTGTATAAGTAAATTAGAGACTGAGATATAAAAATAATAGTTGTTATATACAGCATCCACCTTCACGTAAAAAGTAGTTGCGTCTGTAAACAGGACCAGGGTCATTAAAAGATAAAAACGCTTAAAACTCTGCACTCAAGGATCACATATACAAACGGACAGACTGATTGGCTACCATCTTGGATTCTGTAAGTCTGGTAACATACATTCAAATTAGAGCAACATCATCACTCGCACACGCACCAGTGTACAttatattattttcaattaaacgTGTTGGTGAATTGCAGCCTTCAATGCCAAGTACAATCTCTAGATGGGGGTTATCATTACCCCTTACTGTAGCATTCTGTTCACTAAATGTTCATCACTGGATTAGAATGTTCCAAAGACTGAAACAAGGGTAGAGGATGGAAGGCTAGTGTGGAGGCGATTCCTTTTTTACATTCTGAGAGAAgactaaatatttttattttacctttcctATAATCCCAGGCCTCCCACTTGGCTTTTCCCTTCATGTCTAACATGCCTGGTTTGTCTGTGGAGAACAAGAGAGGACAGTATTTAGGACATCAGTGGTgactggtaaaaaaaaatgaagagAACTTCAGAGGACCCAGACCAGATTTAAGGTTTTATGTTCTATTGGCCTACCAATACTAGTGTGGGTATCTGATTTGGCCATTTTGGAAAGCAGTTTTCTGATATCTGGGAGATGAGTGCACTATCTACCCAGAATTTGCTAAAATAATTGTTATTCTCTCCATATAATTGTAATGGTCGTTTCACTTGTGTATGTTCTGTACAATTATGTATTTCAATTAGCATGTTTTAAATGGCACAAAGAAAATACCGTACCAATGTTGATGTCTCCAAATATGGCCTGCTTATACAGACCATACATGTCCAGCAGCTCCTGGTCTGAAGGTCTGGACTTCACCTTCTTCACATCATCTGCTACTCGCTCAAACTCTGCCTGCACGGAGAGATGGAAGAATGGAGGGAAAGGGACAGATGGGAAAACAATACAGCACAGAAACTCCAGAATGTAACCTAATCTACAGCCTATTACTGCCCACTACRGAGCAGCCAAACAGTGGGTCCTTATTCCATTTAGAGCTGTGGATGCCAATTTGTTTGCATGAATAATCTACTTTACACAGATCtccaatcaacaaaaaaaaacagcaaggCTAAATGGGACAATGGGCACATTCATCTAATCAGAAAGGAAACCCCCAAACTAATTTCTGTTCCacatgcagttttaataaaacaaaaataKTWTTTGGTTGTACATTCATTCAATCTGACTACAGTGTAATGTTAAGTTGGCCCAAAACCAACCCGAAGAAAGTTGACACTGTAAGATCATCTGGTTGTTTCAACTTTCTTCTGGTTGGTTTTAACTTTCAACTTTCATCTGGTTGGTTTTGGGCCAACTTACACTGTAGTAAGATCAAATGAATGTACaaccaaaataaaaaaagggatgtacagtgcattcggaaagtattcagaccccttcactttttccacattttgttatgttgcagccttattctaaaattgataaaataatttcaccctcatcaatctacacacaataccccataatgacaaagtgaaaacaagtttttagacatttttgcacatttataaaaaatttaaaacagatatcacatttacatcagtattcagaccctttactcagacacctgtatttatttattttatatttatttaactaggcaagttaagaacaaattcttatttacaatggcggcctaccccagccaaaacaggacgacgctggtccaatcgtgcgccgccctatgggattcccaatcacagccagttgtgatacaacctagaatcgaaccagggtctgtagtgatgcctctagcactgagatgcagggagCCCCTGTATATTGGACCTGTGACTCTAGGTTTTTAATACAATCAGTTGGTTAGATTTATTTCCCCCATTACTGAAATAGTTGTTCCTGTTCAAATGGTTAAggtcttttttttaatcaagttTCCAACAgtgacagtcattctgaatgtaggttgcgggtgaataaaaattccaactgttggatatcttaactctggctggattacAATAAGaactacacatcactttgcaagccaccATAATGTGACTCGCAGGCctaatgtggcctgtaaaccaggagtttcttaacaccactgtgttagggtaaaacgaggccatcaaagtaaggccttatgatatgtgtaatgtattgtcaagtttaatatatatatatatattttttttttaccccttttttctctccaatttcgtggtatccaaatggtagtagttacagtcttgtctcatcgctgcaactcccg is part of the Salvelinus sp. IW2-2015 unplaced genomic scaffold, ASM291031v2 Un_scaffold2773, whole genome shotgun sequence genome and harbors:
- the LOC112074712 gene encoding acyl-CoA-binding domain-containing protein 7-like isoform X2 → MSLQAEFERVADDVKKVKSRPSDQELLDMYGLYKQAIFGDINIDKPGMLDMKGKAKWEAWDYRKGRQDGAMKDRQHGCSGEGFKTVTVDWPDSNCTTEER